From the Burkholderia glumae LMG 2196 = ATCC 33617 genome, one window contains:
- a CDS encoding phosphocholine-specific phospholipase C, producing MTTKHRRDFLRLAAGTAGAAALSVFPPVIRNALAIPASRRTGTIRDIEHIVILMQENRSFDHYFGTLRGVRGFGDPRPLTLANGKSVFHQPAGLGEVLPFRPTASNLGLQFIQDLPHGWQDMHAAWNHGRYDQWVPNKGTTSMAYLQREDIPFHYALADAFTICDAYHCSIPSSTDPNRYYMWTGYVGNDGQGGGPVLGNEEAGYGWTTYPEVLEKAGVSWKIYQDIGEGLNAAGSWGWTSKNAYIGNYGDNSLLYFNQYRNAQPGSPLYDKARTGTNVSAGGTLFDVLKADVANGTLPQVSWICSPEAYSEHPNWPANYGAWYVEQVLATLTSNPEVWSKTALFITYDENDGFFDHVPPPFAPQSRDNGLSTVPTTNEVFAGNATHMAGPYGLGPRVPMIVVSPWTKGGWLCSQTFDHTSLLQFIEARFGEQYDIAASNISPWRRAVCGDLTAAFDFRDPDSRLPSLPDTSGYAPPDRTTHPDYVPLPPVSQAVPRQEAGLRRARALPYELFVFGRNDAARGKYKLTFANGGRAGAAFQVQAANRIDGPWAYTVEAGKKLADSWSTAATLGLYDLSVYGPNGFFSRFRGTTAAGDGHTPNPEALYGYDVINGNLMLRLTNRGKAPVRLTVSNGYGGRTRTWELFPGQRIDDYWDLRGSHGWFDLTISDGTASGFLRRFAGHVETGRPSTSDPAIATV from the coding sequence ATGACGACGAAACATCGCCGCGACTTTCTGCGCCTCGCCGCCGGCACCGCCGGCGCCGCCGCGCTCAGCGTGTTCCCGCCCGTGATCCGCAACGCGCTCGCGATTCCCGCGAGCCGCCGCACCGGCACGATCCGCGATATCGAACACATCGTGATCCTGATGCAGGAGAACCGTTCGTTCGACCATTACTTCGGCACGCTGCGCGGCGTGCGCGGCTTCGGCGATCCGCGTCCGCTCACGCTCGCCAACGGCAAGTCGGTGTTCCATCAGCCGGCCGGCCTCGGCGAAGTGCTGCCCTTCCGTCCCACCGCGTCGAACCTCGGCCTGCAGTTCATCCAGGATCTGCCGCACGGCTGGCAGGACATGCACGCGGCCTGGAACCACGGCCGCTACGACCAGTGGGTGCCGAACAAGGGCACGACGTCGATGGCCTACCTGCAGCGCGAGGACATTCCGTTCCACTACGCGCTGGCCGACGCGTTCACGATCTGCGACGCCTACCATTGCTCGATCCCGAGCTCGACCGACCCGAACCGCTACTACATGTGGACCGGCTACGTCGGCAACGACGGCCAGGGCGGCGGCCCGGTGCTCGGCAACGAGGAAGCCGGCTACGGCTGGACCACCTATCCCGAGGTGCTCGAGAAGGCCGGCGTGTCGTGGAAGATCTACCAGGACATCGGCGAGGGCCTGAACGCGGCCGGCTCGTGGGGCTGGACCAGCAAGAACGCCTACATCGGCAACTACGGCGACAACTCGCTGCTCTACTTCAACCAGTATCGCAACGCCCAGCCGGGCAGCCCGCTGTACGACAAGGCCCGCACGGGCACCAACGTCAGCGCGGGCGGCACGCTGTTCGACGTGCTGAAGGCCGACGTCGCGAACGGCACGCTGCCGCAGGTGTCGTGGATCTGCTCGCCGGAGGCGTATTCGGAGCACCCGAACTGGCCGGCCAACTACGGCGCCTGGTATGTCGAGCAGGTACTCGCGACGCTGACCTCGAACCCCGAGGTGTGGAGCAAGACCGCGCTGTTCATCACCTACGACGAGAACGACGGCTTCTTCGACCACGTGCCGCCGCCGTTCGCGCCGCAGTCGCGCGACAACGGCCTGTCCACCGTGCCCACCACCAACGAGGTGTTCGCGGGCAACGCGACGCACATGGCCGGCCCCTACGGCCTCGGCCCGCGCGTGCCGATGATCGTGGTCTCGCCGTGGACCAAGGGCGGCTGGCTCTGCTCGCAGACCTTCGATCACACCTCGCTGCTGCAGTTCATCGAGGCGCGCTTCGGCGAGCAGTACGACATCGCGGCCTCGAATATCTCGCCGTGGCGCCGCGCCGTATGCGGCGATCTGACTGCCGCGTTCGACTTCCGCGATCCGGACTCGCGCCTGCCGTCGCTGCCCGACACGAGCGGCTACGCGCCGCCCGACCGCACCACGCACCCCGACTACGTGCCCCTGCCGCCCGTCTCGCAGGCCGTGCCGCGGCAGGAAGCCGGGCTGCGTCGGGCGCGCGCGCTGCCCTACGAGCTGTTCGTGTTCGGCCGCAACGACGCCGCGCGCGGCAAGTACAAGCTGACCTTCGCGAACGGCGGCCGGGCCGGCGCGGCGTTCCAGGTGCAGGCCGCAAACCGCATCGACGGCCCGTGGGCCTATACCGTCGAGGCAGGCAAGAAGCTCGCCGACAGCTGGAGCACGGCGGCCACGCTCGGCCTGTACGACCTTTCGGTGTACGGCCCGAACGGCTTCTTCAGCCGCTTCCGCGGCACCACCGCGGCCGGCGACGGCCACACGCCGAATCCGGAAGCGCTGTACGGCTACGACGTGATCAACGGCAACCTCATGCTGCGCCTCACGAACCGCGGCAAGGCACCGGTGCGGCTGACCGTGTCGAACGGCTATGGCGGCCGCACGCGCACCTGGGAGCTGTTCCCGGGCCAGCGCATCGATGACTACTGGGACCTGCGCGGCAGCCACGGCTGGTTCGACCTGACGATCAGCGACGGCACCGCCTCCGGCTTCCTGCGCCGCTTCGCCGGCCACGTCGAGACGGGCCGCCCGAGCACCAGCGACCCGGCGATCGCCACCGTGTAA
- a CDS encoding GcvT family protein has protein sequence MAAPFSAPPVPSHARVVIVGGGIIGCSTAYHLARAGITDVVLLEQGQLSCGTTWHAAGLVGQLRTQRSLTQLIRYSTELYASLEAETGLATGWKRCGSLSVARTAERLTQLKRTAAMARAYGVECELIDARAAGALWPAMRTDDLAGAAWLPGDGKANPTDLTQSLARGARQRGVRIIESTRVTAVLSERTGTRRRAAGVVWRNKAGDTGTLGAEFVVNCAGQWAKGLGRLADVTVPLHAAEHYYIVTGRIPGTHPDLPVMRDPDGYVYFKEEVGGLVMGGFEPDAKPWGMDGIPDQFEFQLLPDDWDQFEILMRNALHRVPALETAEVRQFYNGPESFTPDNHFILGEAPELANFFVGAGFNSMGIASAGGAGRALAEWIEAGEPTLDLWAVDLRRFARLHGNDAWLHDRVKETLGLHYAMPWPNRELESARGVRRSPVHAQLQAAGACFGSRMGWEIVNVFAPPGQPPRIDYRFGRQNWHDWSAAEHRACREAVALFDRSALAKLLVKGRDAESALQSRLANDVAVAPGSIVRSGILNTRGGYESDVVLARLADDRYLLLTGTTQATRDLDLLERHLEAGDRRCVALDVTGQYALFSLIGPHARALLQRVSRADLRDAGFAAGTCREIELGHATVHALRHAIAGAPGWDLLVPVESAVPVHAALVHAGAALGLVQAGEYALESLRIENGQAAWGRELSPSLDPFEAGLAGLCKLAMPIPFTGSAALAARAGLPCRRRVVALRVEGRPDVTLWGGEAILRDGAAVGLLSSAGFGHTLGLPVALGVVSCAAGAPDPTEGRYQIELAGERLAATARLPAPHDPAGLGRPA, from the coding sequence ATGGCCGCCCCGTTCTCCGCCCCGCCCGTGCCGTCCCATGCCCGCGTCGTGATCGTGGGCGGCGGAATCATCGGCTGCTCGACCGCCTACCATCTCGCCAGGGCCGGCATCACGGACGTGGTGCTGCTCGAACAGGGCCAGCTCTCGTGCGGCACCACCTGGCACGCGGCCGGCCTGGTGGGTCAGTTGCGCACGCAACGCAGCCTGACGCAGCTGATCCGCTATTCCACCGAGTTGTATGCGTCGCTCGAGGCCGAGACCGGCCTCGCCACCGGCTGGAAGCGCTGCGGCTCGCTGTCGGTGGCGCGCACGGCCGAGCGTCTCACGCAATTGAAGCGCACGGCCGCCATGGCGCGCGCCTACGGCGTCGAATGCGAGCTGATCGATGCGCGCGCGGCCGGCGCGCTGTGGCCCGCGATGCGAACCGATGATCTGGCCGGCGCGGCCTGGCTGCCCGGCGACGGCAAGGCGAACCCCACCGACCTCACCCAGTCGCTCGCGCGCGGCGCGCGCCAGCGCGGCGTGCGGATCATCGAGAGCACGCGCGTCACGGCCGTGCTGAGCGAGCGCACCGGCACGCGCCGCCGCGCGGCCGGCGTGGTGTGGCGCAACAAGGCCGGCGACACCGGCACGCTCGGCGCCGAATTCGTGGTGAACTGCGCGGGCCAGTGGGCCAAGGGCCTCGGCCGGCTCGCCGACGTCACGGTGCCGCTGCACGCGGCCGAGCACTACTACATCGTGACCGGCCGGATTCCGGGCACGCACCCGGACCTGCCGGTGATGCGCGACCCCGACGGCTACGTCTACTTCAAGGAGGAAGTGGGCGGGCTCGTGATGGGCGGCTTCGAGCCCGACGCGAAGCCGTGGGGCATGGACGGCATTCCCGACCAATTCGAATTCCAGCTGCTGCCCGACGACTGGGACCAGTTCGAGATCCTGATGCGCAACGCGCTGCACCGCGTGCCGGCGCTCGAGACGGCCGAGGTCCGGCAGTTCTACAACGGCCCCGAGTCGTTCACCCCGGACAACCACTTCATCCTCGGCGAGGCGCCCGAGCTGGCGAACTTCTTCGTCGGCGCGGGCTTCAATTCGATGGGCATCGCCTCGGCGGGCGGCGCCGGCCGCGCGCTCGCCGAGTGGATCGAGGCGGGCGAGCCGACCCTGGACCTGTGGGCCGTGGACCTGCGCCGCTTCGCGCGCCTGCACGGCAACGACGCGTGGCTCCACGACCGCGTGAAGGAAACGCTCGGCCTGCACTACGCGATGCCCTGGCCGAACCGCGAACTCGAGAGCGCGCGCGGCGTGCGGCGCTCGCCGGTCCACGCGCAGCTGCAGGCTGCCGGCGCCTGCTTCGGCAGCCGGATGGGCTGGGAAATCGTCAACGTGTTCGCGCCGCCGGGCCAGCCGCCGCGCATCGACTACCGCTTCGGCCGGCAGAACTGGCACGACTGGAGTGCCGCCGAGCACCGCGCCTGCCGCGAGGCGGTGGCCCTGTTCGATCGCAGCGCGCTGGCCAAGCTGCTCGTCAAGGGGCGCGACGCCGAAAGCGCGCTGCAGTCGCGCCTGGCCAACGACGTCGCGGTGGCGCCCGGCAGCATCGTGCGCAGCGGCATCCTCAACACGCGCGGCGGCTACGAGTCCGACGTCGTGCTCGCGCGGCTTGCCGACGATCGCTATCTGCTGCTCACCGGCACCACGCAGGCCACGCGCGATCTCGACCTGCTCGAGCGTCATCTCGAGGCCGGCGATCGGCGCTGCGTGGCGCTCGACGTGACGGGGCAATACGCGCTCTTCTCGCTGATCGGCCCGCATGCGCGCGCACTGCTGCAGCGCGTCTCGCGCGCGGACTTGCGCGATGCCGGGTTCGCGGCCGGCACCTGCCGCGAGATCGAGCTCGGCCACGCCACCGTGCACGCGCTGCGCCACGCGATCGCCGGCGCGCCGGGCTGGGACCTGCTGGTGCCGGTCGAGTCGGCGGTGCCGGTGCATGCGGCGCTGGTGCACGCGGGCGCCGCGCTCGGGCTCGTCCAGGCCGGCGAGTACGCGCTCGAATCGCTGCGCATCGAGAATGGCCAGGCGGCCTGGGGCCGTGAACTGTCGCCAAGCCTCGACCCGTTCGAGGCCGGCCTCGCCGGGCTCTGCAAGCTCGCGATGCCGATACCGTTCACGGGCTCGGCGGCGCTTGCCGCGCGCGCCGGGCTACCGTGCCGGCGCCGCGTCGTCGCGCTGCGCGTCGAGGGCCGGCCCGACGTCACCTTGTGGGGCGGCGAGGCGATCCTGCGCGACGGCGCGGCCGTCGGCCTACTGAGTTCGGCCGGGTTCGGCCACACGCTCGGCCTGCCGGTCGCGCTCGGCGTGGTGAGTTGCGCGGCCGGCGCGCCCGACCCCACCGAGGGCCGCTACCAGATCGAACTGGCGGGCGAACGGCTCGCCGCGACGGCGCGCCTGCCGGCGCCGCACGATCCGGCCGGGCTCGGGCGGCCCGCATGA
- the pdxY gene encoding pyridoxal kinase PdxY has translation MKNVLSIQSHVIYGHAGNSAAVFPMQRLGVNVWPLNTVQLSNHMQYGNWAGSAIDAAKMEQLVDGIAAIGALKRCDAILSGFLGSPAQAHAAADIVRTVKSMNPNAWYFCDPAMGQTGGVRPEPGVEEFIVSELPALADGMAPNHSELQKLAGRRVETVREAVDACRELIRRGPKIILVKHLHDRNSPADRFNMLAVTEHEAWIGQRPLYAFPRHPVGVGDLTSAVFVARRLRGDSLRAAFEHTLAAVHAVVKATYDARRYELELVAAQDEIARPSEWFGAWVTDIE, from the coding sequence ATGAAGAACGTCCTCAGCATTCAGTCGCACGTGATCTACGGGCATGCGGGCAACAGCGCGGCCGTGTTCCCGATGCAGCGCCTCGGTGTGAACGTCTGGCCGCTCAACACGGTCCAGCTCTCGAACCACATGCAGTACGGCAACTGGGCCGGCAGCGCGATCGACGCGGCGAAGATGGAGCAGCTGGTGGACGGCATCGCCGCGATCGGCGCGCTCAAGCGCTGCGACGCGATCCTCTCGGGCTTCCTGGGCTCGCCCGCGCAGGCGCATGCGGCGGCCGACATCGTGCGCACCGTCAAGTCGATGAATCCCAACGCCTGGTACTTCTGCGATCCGGCGATGGGCCAGACCGGCGGGGTGCGCCCGGAGCCAGGCGTCGAGGAATTCATCGTGTCCGAGCTGCCGGCGCTGGCCGACGGCATGGCGCCCAATCACAGCGAACTGCAGAAGCTGGCCGGACGCCGCGTCGAAACGGTGCGCGAAGCCGTCGACGCCTGCCGCGAGCTCATCCGGCGCGGGCCGAAGATCATCCTCGTCAAGCATCTGCACGATCGCAACAGCCCGGCCGACCGCTTCAACATGCTGGCCGTCACCGAGCACGAGGCCTGGATCGGCCAGCGGCCGCTCTACGCGTTCCCGCGCCATCCGGTCGGCGTCGGCGATCTGACGAGCGCCGTGTTCGTGGCGCGGCGGCTGCGCGGCGACTCGCTGCGCGCCGCCTTCGAGCACACGCTCGCGGCGGTGCACGCCGTGGTCAAGGCGACCTACGACGCGCGCCGCTACGAACTCGAGCTCGTGGCCGCGCAGGACGAGATCGCGCGGCCGAGCGAGTGGTTCGGCGCCTGGGTGACCGACATCGAATGA
- a CDS encoding LLM class flavin-dependent oxidoreductase → MIPFSVLDLAPIPEGADAGQAFRNSLDLAQHAERWGYQRYWLAEHHNMPGIASAATAVVIGHIAGGTKTIRVGSGGIMLPNHAPLVIAEQFGTLASLYPGRIELGLGRAPGTDQTTARALRRDLAGSADTFPDDVVELQRYFADPVAGQRVRAVPGAGLNVPLWLLGSSLFSAQLAAMLGLPFAFASHFAPDYLMRALEVYRAQFRPSAALAKPYAMVGVNVFAADTDEAARRLFTSLQQQFLNLRRGTPGKLPPPVEVLEGSDFELANVAHALSFAAIGSRDTVRDRLQQLIAQTGADELIVASQIYDHAARVRSYEIAAQVRDELAAR, encoded by the coding sequence ATGATCCCGTTTTCCGTTCTCGATCTCGCGCCGATCCCCGAAGGCGCCGACGCCGGCCAGGCGTTTCGCAACTCGCTCGATCTCGCGCAGCACGCCGAGCGTTGGGGCTACCAGCGCTACTGGCTCGCCGAGCACCACAACATGCCCGGCATCGCGAGCGCGGCCACCGCGGTGGTGATCGGCCACATCGCCGGCGGCACCAAGACGATCCGCGTGGGATCGGGCGGCATCATGCTGCCCAATCACGCGCCGCTCGTGATCGCCGAGCAGTTCGGCACGCTCGCCTCGCTGTACCCGGGCCGCATCGAGCTCGGCCTCGGCCGCGCGCCCGGTACCGACCAGACCACCGCGCGCGCGCTGCGGCGCGATCTGGCCGGCAGCGCCGACACGTTCCCCGACGACGTGGTCGAACTGCAGCGCTATTTCGCCGACCCGGTGGCGGGCCAGCGGGTGCGCGCGGTGCCCGGCGCGGGCCTGAACGTGCCGCTCTGGCTGCTCGGCTCGAGCCTCTTCAGCGCGCAGCTGGCCGCCATGCTGGGCTTGCCGTTCGCGTTCGCATCGCACTTCGCGCCCGATTACCTGATGCGCGCGCTGGAGGTCTATCGCGCCCAGTTCCGGCCGTCGGCCGCGCTGGCGAAGCCGTATGCGATGGTGGGCGTCAACGTGTTCGCGGCCGATACCGACGAGGCGGCGCGGCGCCTCTTCACCTCGCTGCAGCAGCAGTTCCTGAACCTGCGACGCGGCACGCCGGGCAAGCTGCCGCCGCCCGTCGAGGTGCTCGAGGGCAGCGACTTCGAGCTCGCGAACGTCGCGCATGCGCTGTCGTTCGCGGCGATCGGCTCGCGCGACACGGTGCGCGACCGGCTCCAGCAGCTGATCGCGCAGACCGGTGCCGACGAGCTGATCGTGGCGTCGCAGATCTACGATCACGCCGCGCGCGTGCGCTCTTACGAGATCGCCGCGCAGGTGCGCGACGAGCTTGCCGCGCGATGA
- the hpnI gene encoding bacteriohopanetetrol glucosamine biosynthesis glycosyltransferase HpnI: MSAVARILDCMLLALSCAACVYAWFAALAPAPRAPRAHWRDGRAGVSVLKPLCGAEPRLYQNLASFCRQRHPCYQVICGVASPADPAIAVVRRLQADFRDCDLELVIDPRIHGRNRKVSNLINIGRRARYGRLVIADSDIAVEPDYLERVTAPLADPSIGVVTCLYHARSVGGFWARLGAQFVDAWFVPSVRIAHLGGSSDFGFGATLALTRETLERIGGLAALKDELADDYWLAALPRRMGRRTVLSEVDVTTDVIETRFSELWARETRWLRTIRSLKMGGFISLLITFTVPWLAVGASLSVWLAGTVPGAIGAFASAAGMLARLRLHARVARGRRAFWRDLPLVPIRDTLLLAAWIAAAFGSHVIWRGARIRVAAPAPVARAGTAGRAAGAAAGTSSARDRQAPRGDDEHRLHEDESCKITEPL, from the coding sequence ATGAGCGCCGTCGCGCGGATCCTCGATTGCATGCTGTTGGCGCTGAGCTGCGCGGCCTGCGTCTACGCGTGGTTCGCGGCGCTCGCGCCGGCACCGCGCGCACCGCGCGCGCACTGGCGTGACGGCCGCGCCGGCGTGAGCGTGCTCAAGCCGCTGTGCGGCGCCGAGCCGCGGCTCTATCAAAACCTCGCGAGCTTCTGCCGGCAGCGGCATCCGTGCTATCAGGTGATCTGCGGGGTGGCTTCGCCGGCCGATCCGGCGATCGCCGTGGTTCGGCGCCTGCAGGCCGATTTCCGCGATTGCGACCTCGAGCTCGTGATCGATCCGCGCATCCACGGCCGCAATCGCAAGGTCAGCAACCTCATCAACATCGGCCGGCGAGCCCGCTACGGCCGCCTCGTGATCGCCGACAGCGACATCGCGGTCGAGCCCGACTATCTGGAGCGCGTGACGGCGCCGCTCGCCGATCCGTCGATCGGCGTGGTCACCTGCCTGTACCATGCGCGCAGCGTGGGCGGCTTCTGGGCGCGCCTCGGCGCGCAGTTCGTGGACGCATGGTTCGTGCCGTCGGTGCGGATCGCGCATCTGGGCGGTTCGAGCGATTTCGGCTTCGGCGCGACGCTCGCGCTCACGCGCGAGACGCTGGAGCGGATCGGCGGGCTGGCCGCGCTGAAGGACGAACTGGCCGACGACTACTGGCTGGCCGCCCTGCCGCGCCGCATGGGGCGCCGCACCGTGCTGTCCGAGGTCGACGTGACGACCGACGTGATCGAAACCCGCTTCAGCGAACTCTGGGCGCGCGAGACGCGCTGGCTTCGCACCATCCGTTCGCTGAAAATGGGTGGCTTCATTAGCCTGCTGATTACCTTCACGGTGCCCTGGCTGGCGGTGGGCGCGTCTCTGTCGGTCTGGCTCGCCGGCACCGTGCCGGGTGCGATCGGCGCGTTCGCGTCGGCGGCCGGCATGCTCGCGCGGCTGCGGCTGCATGCGCGCGTCGCGCGGGGCCGGCGCGCGTTCTGGCGCGACCTGCCGCTCGTGCCGATTCGCGATACGCTGCTGCTTGCGGCCTGGATCGCGGCCGCGTTCGGCTCGCACGTGATCTGGCGCGGCGCGCGCATCCGGGTGGCGGCACCGGCGCCGGTGGCGCGGGCCGGCACGGCCGGGCGGGCGGCGGGCGCGGCGGCAGGAACCTCGAGTGCGCGGGACCGGCAGGCGCCGCGCGGTGACGACGAACATCGACTGCACGAAGACGAATCATGCAAGATAACGGAACCCCTCTGA
- the hpnJ gene encoding hopanoid biosynthesis associated radical SAM protein HpnJ: MQDNGTPLKTLFLQAPSYDGFDGGAGSRYQARREIRSFWYPTWLAQPAALVPGSRVLDAPADGLSVQATLEIAAGYDLVIIHTSTPSFPTDALFAQDLKQRKRSIVIGMVGAKVAVDPHHCLLASEAIDFVCREEFDYTCRELAEGKPFAEILGLSYRTADGAIEHNGPRPMIEDMDALPFVAPVYQRDLKIRNYFIGYLDYPYVSIYTGRGCRSKCTFCLWPQTVGGHRYRVRSVENVLAEVKWIRDNMPEVKEIMFDDDTFTDFKPRVEEIARGLGRLGVSWSCNAKANVPYSTLKIMKDNGLRLLLVGYESGDDQILLNIKKGLRTDIARRFSEDCRKLGIKIHGTFILGLPGETKDTIRKTIAYAKEINPHTIQVSLAAPYPGTKLYEQAVENGWMEENRTINLVSKEGVQLAAIGYPHLSREDIYHELEHFYRAFYFRPSKIWEIVREMLSSWDMTKRRLREGVEFFRFLRAHEA, encoded by the coding sequence ATGCAAGATAACGGAACCCCTCTGAAAACCCTGTTCCTGCAAGCGCCGTCCTACGACGGCTTCGACGGCGGCGCCGGCTCGCGCTACCAGGCCCGGCGCGAGATCCGCTCGTTCTGGTATCCCACCTGGCTGGCCCAGCCCGCCGCGCTCGTGCCCGGCAGCCGCGTGCTCGACGCCCCCGCCGACGGCCTGTCGGTGCAGGCCACGCTCGAGATCGCCGCCGGCTACGACCTCGTCATCATCCACACCAGCACGCCCTCGTTTCCCACCGACGCCCTGTTCGCCCAGGACCTCAAGCAGCGCAAGCGCTCGATCGTGATCGGCATGGTCGGCGCCAAGGTCGCCGTCGATCCCCACCATTGCCTGCTCGCCTCCGAGGCGATCGATTTCGTCTGCCGCGAGGAGTTCGACTACACCTGCCGCGAGCTGGCCGAAGGCAAGCCGTTCGCCGAGATCCTCGGCCTGAGCTACCGCACCGCCGACGGCGCGATCGAGCACAACGGCCCGCGCCCGATGATCGAGGACATGGACGCGCTGCCGTTCGTGGCCCCCGTCTATCAGCGCGACCTCAAGATCCGCAACTACTTCATCGGCTATCTCGACTACCCCTACGTCTCGATCTACACCGGGCGCGGCTGCCGCTCCAAATGCACCTTCTGCCTGTGGCCGCAGACCGTGGGCGGCCACCGCTACCGCGTGCGCTCGGTCGAGAACGTGCTGGCCGAGGTGAAGTGGATTCGCGACAACATGCCGGAGGTGAAAGAGATCATGTTCGACGACGACACCTTCACCGACTTCAAGCCGCGCGTGGAGGAAATCGCGCGCGGGCTCGGCAGGCTGGGCGTGAGCTGGTCGTGCAACGCCAAGGCGAACGTGCCGTACTCGACGCTGAAGATCATGAAGGACAACGGCCTGCGCCTGCTGCTGGTGGGCTACGAGTCGGGCGACGACCAGATCCTGCTGAACATCAAGAAGGGCCTGCGCACCGACATCGCGCGCCGCTTCAGCGAGGACTGCAGGAAGCTGGGCATCAAGATCCACGGCACCTTCATCCTCGGGCTGCCGGGCGAGACCAAGGACACCATCCGCAAGACCATCGCCTACGCGAAGGAGATCAATCCGCACACCATCCAGGTGTCGCTGGCCGCGCCCTATCCGGGCACCAAGCTCTACGAGCAGGCGGTGGAAAACGGCTGGATGGAGGAGAACCGGACCATCAACCTGGTCAGCAAGGAGGGCGTGCAGCTGGCGGCGATCGGCTACCCGCATCTGTCGCGAGAAGACATCTATCACGAGCTGGAGCACTTCTATCGCGCGTTCTACTTCCGGCCGTCGAAGATCTGGGAGATCGTGCGCGAGATGCTGTCGAGCTGGGACATGACGAAGCGCCGCCTGCGCGAAGGCGTCGAGTTCTTCCGCTTCCTGCGCGCGCACGAGGCCTGA
- the hpnK gene encoding hopanoid biosynthesis-associated protein HpnK, translating to MANSPGPARALIVTADDFGLHPRVNAAVERAHRDGVLTAASLMVAAPAARDAIARARRLPTLAVGLHLVLADGAAMLPAREIGALVGPDGRFGDAMAKHGCRFFFLPWVRAQLRREIRAQFEAFAASGLPLDHVNAHKHFHLHPTVLAMLVEIGRDYGLRAVRLPCARRAPAWLRPWIALVRARLDRAGLAHNDYLIGIEQTGHMNEAAWLDAIAALPAHGVGEIYCHPAEAGEAPITPSMRGYRPADELAALLSPRVAAALDAAGLARGGYAAVFGQGRPHPAASRGAPAATASRAGGARPR from the coding sequence GTGGCGAATTCACCGGGGCCCGCGCGCGCGCTGATTGTCACCGCCGACGATTTCGGCCTGCATCCGCGCGTGAACGCGGCCGTCGAGCGCGCGCATCGCGACGGCGTGCTCACGGCCGCGAGCCTGATGGTGGCGGCGCCCGCCGCCCGGGACGCGATCGCGCGCGCGCGGCGGCTGCCGACGCTGGCCGTCGGCCTGCACCTGGTGCTCGCCGACGGCGCGGCGATGCTGCCGGCGCGCGAGATCGGCGCGCTGGTCGGGCCCGACGGCCGCTTCGGCGATGCGATGGCGAAGCACGGCTGCCGCTTCTTCTTCCTGCCCTGGGTGCGCGCGCAGTTGCGCCGCGAGATCCGCGCGCAGTTCGAGGCGTTCGCCGCGAGCGGGCTGCCGCTGGACCATGTCAACGCCCACAAGCATTTCCATCTGCACCCGACCGTGCTCGCGATGCTCGTCGAGATCGGCCGCGACTACGGGCTGCGCGCCGTGCGGCTGCCGTGCGCGCGCCGGGCGCCGGCCTGGCTGCGGCCGTGGATCGCGCTGGTGCGCGCGCGGCTCGATCGCGCGGGCCTCGCCCACAACGACTACCTCATCGGCATTGAACAGACGGGACACATGAACGAAGCAGCCTGGCTCGACGCAATCGCCGCGCTGCCGGCGCATGGCGTCGGCGAAATCTATTGCCATCCGGCCGAGGCCGGCGAGGCGCCCATCACGCCGTCGATGCGCGGCTACCGCCCGGCCGACGAACTGGCCGCGCTGCTCTCGCCGCGCGTGGCCGCCGCGCTCGACGCGGCCGGCCTCGCGCGCGGCGGGTACGCCGCGGTGTTCGGCCAGGGCCGGCCGCATCCGGCCGCCTCGCGCGGGGCGCCGGCAGCCACCGCCAGCCGCGCGGGAGGCGCCCGCCCGCGATGA